aattccaaaCTCTATGATTGATATTACCCGTTTATTCATCAGATTGGTCACACAAGTAATAATTATAATCTCGGATTAAACTATGAAGACTTATATATTATGAGATACACAATTATATCATTAAGAGAATCCATAGATGTGGGACAGTTAAACCTCCACATGTAGTTCACTCGGCCTCGGGTCGTATATAAAGCAAATATACACACATGTGCTGCtggtgtttatatatatagatctttGATTTCATTAAACATAAAACGAAGGTTACCTGAAAATGTACTAAACCAATTATGTGTAACTAACTATACAATATGCCATAATGGTTGAACTTGATTAATGTAAAACCATAATGGTTGTAATATACAGCTTTGTGGCCAAGGCATATCGGGCTTGGAAACAACAAgctttgtgtgttttggatcTGAAAGAATGTAAACAAGAGATGCAAACCCACATGgtcttttattacttttttttccccATAATTCTcatcaattattttgttttatatattactactatacaTTTTTAGCATTAGACCGtacttatttatcttttataaaaagaaaaagagaaagagaatctaacctttatttttcttttaaagctaactaaaaaataacagaTAAACTACTGCAAAAAGAGGTTTAGTAACGGGTAAAAAATATTCTAGTAACGGCCGCAGAATGTATCattatcctctctctctctatgttaTGTAACACACAAATTGACGTATATACCCTTCCGGTAATGTCGGTAAAACATCAAAATCcgatcttttttgttttctgactcaaaaaatccaaaataattgaatcaaatcaaatttcatGTCACatataaacccagaaatcactACTCCATACACAAAAAGATAACAAATTTGATGCAAAAacttccatatatataataatatcttcACAAGAATTTCAAACCGATTCTTAAAACCGgcgaaaaaaaattagagaattttgcaacaaacaaattttaaaaaaagaactctatgtcttcttcatcatcatcatctatcaaacgaaaaaaaaattatatacctaTTTACATCCCAAAACGACGAAATATTACTCAAGTATCTGAACTAAAACCACCAGAtctaaagaaaatttaaaaaaaaaaaaaaaaaaccttgactAAACTACCCCAAGATTTCTTCTAAAAaaagcttcgtcttcttcttcatcttcaaatcgACTCGTCTCCGATTAAATCAATAGAAACCGGAAGACCAAGACGAAACGACTCCATGATTCGTTCAAAGACAAGCACATGGCAAGGGATTTGTAAACCTCCTTTTTGCTCGTATCCATACTCTTGAGCAGATCGGTTTAATAAACCGATAAAAACCGGATGGTTAAGCAACTCCGCGCTTACGACGAACCTCTCCATCTCGTCACCTACGTATACAGGTACGTGTCCTTCTGGAACGGATGAGTTCTGCTTCTTTGATCTACGAGCCATTGAAGAGCGGAGGAATGATTCTGTACGGCGGCGGTTACTATTACTAGGTGGTCGTTGTGAATCTGAACGGAGGAGACTGTATTGAGCTGAATCAGCCACGCGAGATAGACGGCGGATTAGTTGCTTCATCGTCTTCGTGTTGTTTAGCTTTGAGAGAgcttaaaactcttttttttgcttCGAATTGaattgagagattttttttttgtttgtgaagaagtGAAGGGGAAGGATTCTGAATATATATCGAGGCGAGGGTACTTTGGGAATTTCgtttattttgataaaagtaGGTACGGGGAAGGAGTACTTGCCAGGTACACACACTTTACTCGTAATTTTCCactgacttttttatttttatttttaaacataaaataattattttaaaatttgtaaaaaaataaattttttattaaaagagggaaaagatctttgatttttcttaagaaaacaATAACTAACGATTGATTTTACCTCTATAATTCATTGATGtgattggtttaattaaattattgtttcatgatttttttaatctttttagaTAACTGTTTGGATTTTCATTAACTATATTCCTGCATTATCTTAAGCATaatgcaaaattaaattatagtgATGATATTATATCCTCTTAATGATAGGATTTAGATATACCAATTCATTTAGCTTGGTTATTTATATTCCCTATCAATTATTAGAATTTTATCagatatatgttttcttttcctttataTATTGTGAGTTATATAAAACACGCGAGGTTCATGAAGCAAgcaactcaaaaaaaatatcctTCCCTATGctgtaatattattttaagttgtttatcttttttaaaaaaatataactttcttcatggtaaataaatttgattataattcattctaagaaaaaaaatacttattaaataatatctttGTTTAAATGCATCCTTATAGTTCCATGCGTTGTAATCctatatattttgtagtttaatAACTTAAGATTGAATAAATCCAATCCCACTTTGGAAAAATTTTAGATATCCAATTTCTGATTCTTTCTCTTATCATATAtcctatcttattatataaagttcggttttgaaagttagccattaacaagattttgacatgtgtcaagttatcaatctcagattttaaCAAGTGtcaaagttaatatttaataggaaaaatttgattacaagaaaaataaaatattttgttttaaaaaatattaataatataaaattatcaaaaagtacaaaatttatataaaaaaatacaaaattttttaaataattataaggagatttaatatatatatttcataaaattcaaaattataatattatttacttatttttaattttaagttgttaattctacaaaaaaatatagaaaaagagattaaggaaaatatacaattaattataaattctaaattttgtaaaaactcacttctatataaacatagatatgtctcatatttaaataatttattcaaaaatactgcTTTCGACTTTGTTTagttgagaatttttttttaatgggaagataaataattattttttaaaaccaaaaatttctcctgttttctactttttcagttgggaatacgtaagattaatatgttgacccaaaaagattaatatatgcgttttcttttcctaatactgtattttaaaatttattgtagtatttttagattgtttaatttaatttatattttcatctttgaattatttgagattcatatattaccatgattataattttctacTGTTTCATTAATTATGCCAAactaattttattctaatttctcaaccttgattggttggtcataaacacttttttttttcaaacataattgttattattattcattcaatTCCAAGTGAGATAACGCGttgaagctcatcaacctaatgaatgGATAAAGTAGGCTAATCAAACAAAAGCGTACaaaaaacatagatagattggaaaaacataaatcgctgttgatagatccataggagctcaaagactctgacaccatggtttgcggaaaggtttaaaataattgatttgaccacatatgtcaccaaatacacttattttttggtcaa
The Camelina sativa cultivar DH55 chromosome 15, Cs, whole genome shotgun sequence DNA segment above includes these coding regions:
- the LOC104745503 gene encoding auxin-responsive protein SAUR72-like; this encodes MKQLIRRLSRVADSAQYSLLRSDSQRPPSNSNRRRTESFLRSSMARRSKKQNSSVPEGHVPVYVGDEMERFVVSAELLNHPVFIGLLNRSAQEYGYEQKGGLQIPCHVLVFERIMESFRLGLPVSIDLIGDESI